From the genome of Nicotiana sylvestris chromosome 1, ASM39365v2, whole genome shotgun sequence:
AGTAAAAAGTGAACAGGCAGCACATTAGGCACAGATAAAtcacaatatatacaaaattaataaagccaaataaaaagtcaacatgtataagctcgaattcttaaaaggtccccagcagagtcgccagagctgtcacacccctttctacccctccaaaagataatgggtgttatggattgtgggttaaagagttttttccaattaaagtgacaaatttgaaatatggattattttgttatttagagtcgccacttggaattgatttttgggtgttccaagtcaccttttatttgatccCTATTCAAAGAAAAGTTTGACTCTTTCGTTATTGATCTGCAAAAATAAAGTCccggtaaggaattctgttaaccggggagaaggtgtaaggcattccccgagtcccgtggttctagcacggtctctttaTTGACTATATTTGGCTTATACTATTTTTTGGATAACTTGTGTTTTATTGGTTCTCATCTTTTACCTATGTCCGCTTTATTGTTTGATTAAAATTATGGGGAAAAAAAAGTTATCTTGAAATAAGTTACGCATTCTAATACTTATTTTGTTACATATCACAATTATGCCACGGAGACCATACACATAGTcatgatatttaattatttaaagcgcACCTAAATAAACTAGCGCACTTGAAGTATTTTCCTAAAGTAATTTAATATTATTGTAAGGCCAAAAGTTATGGAATTGTTTGTGGAAAAAGTGTATGATTTTAGATATTTGATTAAATAAATTATCATATATCAATACCATACATCCCAACAATTGAAGCCTAAACTTATTAGTGTCCAAATCTTCCCAACTTTTAGCAAGTTTAAatactatattttcagaaacatgattaaacatataacatttaaggattgatttacattattatttataaagtttaaagataaataaataaaatcacataaaataagataaaaaaagaGAGGGAATAATAAACCTTTTAATGAAAGATTTTCAATTAAATGAGTCCCCAAGAATATGTACAATAACTCAGACGAACGCCGAACAAGCATAAGCAAAGATGATCATCAAAGCCGGTGAACAGAGCTCCAACGGAATCCTCGACCTCGACTGTTAACACCACTCTTTGGCGTGTAAAGGGGGatgttttgaagtatttttttgttgggttttggggtgttgaattgctggaaattttcgaaagaaagaggAATAAAGAATAACCCGAGTAGAAATTGTCGTAGCGTAAGAAGAAAAAAATTGTTTCTCTCAATTCACCCCTCTCTTTTCTCCTCatattttctcttctatttatagcaaaattttcgaaatttttcagatttgtttttatttttttaaaaatattttattattttttaattaaaagaaatctcacttacaatttgcttttcttttttataaaaagaaatctcacctttatttacttttattttttaaattccaactttaattacttttatcttatttaaaatctcacttttttttttacttttaaaagagGATTCCGCTTATTTTACctttcttaaaaaaataatccacttttttttgcttttcttataaaaattctactttcttttactttattttttttaattttcagctacctttatatttattttttaattccaaccttctttactttttatttttttaaaattttcacaaaactttacttttaattttccactttcttttactttttaaaagagaattccacccacttttactttattttttttattccatacttcccttttcttattttttatatctcacccgaaaattttaaaaaaaaacaaaaaattcggattttttttattattttaaaaataaaaataaaaaataaaataatagtaatagtaataattcaccttttaaaattttgtatttttaccctataataaaaagttaacaaagctaaaaattgtaggttaaaattcctaaaatatttacatagaagaagtgacaaaaaattaaatattgtcaaaaattaggtgctcacagcccTAATGTCAAGTGGTGTCattttatatttgttacttgtttcgACACGGTATAATTACTCAtgcttaataaaaaaaaatcatcaaagcGATGTCGCGTGACACCGCTTCGTCCACCGTATCTCCGCCCCTGAATGTAGCAACGTCCAAATTTAAGGTTTTGTGTAATTATATTCTATCCTTTGATCACCCACTCACACGTGTAAAACATGTTTTTTTTCAACTGTGGACTGGGGCGGAGCTAAGTAGAGAAAGGGGATTCAATTGAACTTTTATCGTTGAAAAATTATATTGTATTAATCCGGTAATTATAATGACTTTCGTAGGCAAAGTTTCAACGGCTCACAACTGTTGACTGTTTAATTTCTTGCCCAACTGATTAATAAGTAAGACACTAATAAGTATTTTACAATTGGAAATTATATGCCACatacaataagaaaaaaaaaagaaaaaaaaaaaagcaaggtGATGTTAACTCATTGATTAGCTATTCAAAATCTTCTGCTTCAAAGAAAATTCGTCgtacaaataaaagaaaagtagGCAGAAAATTTGTGGTGTTTGGACCCTTCATTTAGTCATGTGTTTGAATTTGCTAGTTTGGCAAGCCACAACGAGGGCCGAAGCTACAGTTCTGCTTAGGGTTCGGTAAAATTTAGTAGTTTTTGCAGATTTATAATAATTATCTATAACCTAGTAAACTGCCTTTTCTAGAATCAAGATCCTATAAAACTAAAGTACTATCTCCGCCACTTCTTAGGTAATGAACTTCCCAATTACCGggaaaacatatatatatatatagatagatagagagagagtgAGAGTGAGAGAGAGTAGAGTTGCATAACTCTTACATTAATAAGAGAGTCTGAAGGAGAGTGAGTAGGAGAGGAATATGGATTACTTTACACTTGTGTTTGGATCAATTTTTGCttgcatttttcttctttttctatcaaaaagaaacaaaaagctTCCACCAGGGCCATTACAACTGCCAATAATAGGAAATTTATTTCATTTATTAGGTGCAAAACCTCATATATCACTAGCCAATCTTGCCAAAATCTATGGTCCAATTATGAGTTTAAAACTTGGCCAAATAACCACAATTGTCATTTCTTCATCAACCATGGCAAAACAAGTCCTTCAAAATCAAGATCAAGCATTTTCCAATAGATTTATCCCTAATGCACTTCAAGCACACAACTATTCCAAATTCTCAGTGACGTGGCTCCCCGTTAATCCGACGTGGCGAACCCTTCGACGAATCTTGAACTCCAACATCCTCTCACTCACTAAACTTGATTCAAATCAACACTTAAGATCACAAAAGGTACAACAGTTGGTTGATTATGTTGCAAAATGTAGTCAAGAAGGTGAAGCTGTGATCATTGGCAAAGCTGCTTTCAAGACCTCTCTCAATTTCTTGTCCAATATTCTCTTCTCTAAGGACTTGGTTGACCCTTTTTTTGATTCAAAGGTAGAGCTGAAAAATGTTATTGTGATGCCCCGACTCCTCATTTTGACTTTGTGTACTAATAAAAAAAGGGCAGTGGTCTATTACACGCAACATTACCCTACATTTCTATAAGAGTcagtttccacggcttgaacctgtgacctcctggtcaaatgacaacaactttaccagttacgccaaggctcccttcTTTTTGTATAAAGGTAGAGCTGAAAAATGTTATTGTGACGCTCCGACTCCTCATTTTGACTTTTTGTGTACTAAACAAGGGCAACCTagtgcactaagctcctgctatgcgcagggtctatcgtacgcagccttaccctgcatttctacaagaggttgtttccacggcttaaactcgtgacctcctggtcacatgacaacaactttaccagttacgcaaAGGCTCCCTTCTTTTTATTTAAAGGTAGAGCTGAAAAATGTTATTGTGACGCCCTCACTCCTCAATTTGACTTTTTGTGTACTAAACAAGGGCAgcctggtgcactaagctcctgctatgcgCGGAGTCTATTGTAGGCAACCATACCTTGCATTTCTATAAGtggttgtttccacggcttgaacccgtaACCTCCTGGTCACacggcaacaactttaccagctACACCAAAGGCTCCTCTTCTTTTTGTGTACTAAAGAGTGCATAATTGTTTGTGACCCTTTTTTTTGGATTCATCACAGGTAGAGTTGAAGGACGTGATTTGGAACATCTTGGCCGAGGCTGGGAAGCCTAACCTAGTGGATTTTTTTCCCATACTTGAAAACATTGATCCTCAACGAATTAGGCGTAACACAGACATTCATTTCAATAAGTTGTTTGTGCTTTTCGATGATTTGATCAACGAGCGATTGGAGGAAAAGAGGAGCAGAAGTATAAAGAATGATGTTTTGGAAGTGTTTCTcaaaattagagaagaaaattCGGAAGAAATCGATCAGAATCACATCAATTCCTTGCTCCTGGTTTGTGCTTCTCTTTTATCATCAGCTTTAGTTTTATTTTCGTGGTATTATTATTGGTTATTGTTATTGTTTGTCCATTTTTTTGGGTCTGTTACGATGCTAATATTATTTTTTCTGACTTCTGTTGTTGTTACGGATCTATTGTCTATTTCCGTCTTCTTGAGCTGAGTGTATTTCAGAAACAGCTTCTCTACTCCTCCGGATAGGGGTAAAGtatgcgtacactctaccctctcGATACCCCACTCGTGAGATTTCACTGTGttcttattgttgttgttttatttttACTATCATAGTTCAAGACatcttctttttgaatttaacaTAATATGATATATAAAAAAACTGCAATCTTTTTTACgtaaagaaaaaacaacaaacccagtatatTCCCACAAAGTGGGTCTGCGGATGGTAGTTATGTGTACGCATGCCTTACCCTTACCTAGTGAAGGTCGAGAGATTGTTTCCAATAGCAATCTTTTTTTACATACTAGAACAAAATTCTATGTTTCAATAATTCAGATGATACACTAAAGGGCAGCCCGTTGCATTAAGCTCTAGCTATGCGAAGGGTTCGAGGAAGGGCCGAACCACAAAAGTTTATTATACACAACATTACCCTTACCTTTCTGCAAAAGGCTGTTTCCATGGTTCGAACCTGTGACCTCCTCAttacatgacaacaactttaccagtgtTTCAATAATTAAGATGATACACTAACTAattaacacaaaaaaaaaaaaaaaaaaattcttactaGGTTCGCATTGACATATTTGATGGGATTTATGAAAAATGTTTCAGGACATATTCATTGGCGGTACTAATACGACGACAAGTACAGTGGAATGGGCAATGGCAGAAATACTTAGACAACCTGAGATTATGAAGAAAGTCCAAGCTGAGCTTGCAGAAGTCGTTGGAAAAGGAAAACCAATAAAAGAAGATGATGTTTCTCGACTCCCCTACTTGCAATGTATTGTCAAAGAAACCTTAAGAATGCACCCACCAGTTCCTTTCTTACTCCCACGCAAAGTAGAGCAAGATGTTGAATTGTGTGATTACATCATCCCGAAGGGCTCACAAGTAAGGTTTTAATTTCAAATGTGCAGGTCAAAATGGGTTGAATCGATAAGCTAATTGGGTCATTAGCTGACCAAACCAACACAAgcttttcttttgattatcatgACTACATTTAACTAACCAAACGCGAAAAACTTCTTTTTTTCAATGTGTTGATAAGTTTCCTTATCGGTTAATTTGGGCTACATAGGTTGTCCTAGTTGGTCAACTGTTCCGAATTGACCAAACTATAGATGGCTAACTCGGGCTATGCCTAAATAAACCCGCCAATTAATATATGTCCAGTCAAaccatccaaatttggatgagtTGGATAAGTTAAATTTTTTTGAGCTAAATTTGACACCCCTACTCACAGGTACTAGTTAATGTGTGGGCAATCAGTCGAGACTCAGCTTTGTGGGAGGAGCCACTAGTGTTTAAACCTGAGAGGTTCTGGAGTTCAGAATTGGACGTGCGAGGCAAAGATTTTGAATTGATTCCATTTGGTGCTGGGCGAAGAATATGCCCTGGCTTACCTCTGGCAGCATCGAGAATGGTTCCAGTAATGGTAGGCTCACTCTTGAATTCCTTCAATTGGAAACTTGAAGAAGGCATTAAGCCAGAAGAACTAGACATGGAGGAGAAGTTTGGTATCACTTTAGCCAAGGCCTGTCCTTTGCGAGCTATCGCATATCCTATTTGATAGTACAAAGGATCAGGAGGCGGAGCTATAGTGATAGCTATATGTTCGACAGTATAGCTTTGGCTCAAACTCTATATTAAAAATTCCACTTGATATGTACTATAATAATTTATCTGGAACTAGTCTGATGTCTTTTTTAGAATCCAAAACTCATAAACTCAAAATCTTAGATGCGTCTCTGCATAAGATATATTCAAGTTTTGTATTACTATCATTTAGTGATTTGCAATTTTCTCTAAAAGAATAAGGGAATAAGAATAAAAGGATTACATGATGATGAAAAAGAGGAGATTGTGGTATATTATTTGTTTTCTCATATATGCCAGTATGCCACCAACACTTGGTTTACAGGTAGAAATTTCAAGTCTAAAGACCTCACACACTCTTATATATGAAGTTCTGTATTGGAAGGACTTAgtttaaaaaatataacaaacaTTTACTGAACATGAAACTTCGTTGTTTGGACATACACTATCATGTATATAAGGTTATTATCAACCCTTAAACTTCCTCCAGACCCGACATGTGGGATtacgttgttattgttgttgttgttgttgtatcgaCCCTTAAACTTCAAGTTATATGAACAATGATTAGTGAATATTCTGGGATGACTCGACAGTACAAATGAGCCTAGACACTTGTTTAAACTTTTATAATATTTACTATTTCCAACAAGAACATGTTTCAGATACATTGTAACGTGGAAAGTGCGCGAAAATCTTATCTCGTAGCCTTCCAAGTTGACAATGGTGGAGTATCAGAGTTTTTGTGATTTGCACCAGAAGCATCTCTTTCACCTTTGACTGCATCAGCTGAAGCAATGTATTCAAGTTCCACCATGTCTTCTGTTGTTAACTTAATTGACAAAGCTCCGATGTTTTGGTTGAGGTTTTCGATCTTTGTGGTACCTGGCAGCAGCAGACGTATCATAGTCAATATTCAGTAGGTTCAACTGAATCTAGTATTTTTAACACGAAGTACATATATGTATTTGAAAAATCACtaagattaaaaaaaataatgggTTCAATTGTAAGAATGTAAAGATTGAACCCATGAAATTTAGATTCTGGATCCGTATCTGATACCTGGGATGGGGCACACATCATTTCCTTGGTGATGTACCCAAGCCAAGGCTAGTTGAGATGGCGTACATCCTTTCTTCTCTGCCATTTTGCAAATTCTCTCGTACAAGATCTTGTTATGCTCAAGATTCTCGGCTTGAAACCTTGGTATATGCTGTAAAATCAATATATGTATCAAATTCAATATCTAGTTAGTTTCTTTTGAAATAGAAACTAGCTACAAAGATAGAATTGGCTTTGATTGGTCAAGATTGAACTTAGCAATTCTAGCTAACACCAGATTTAAAGCTCAAATTTTTGCGTTCTAAATATATAAATCTTCTGCATAAGTGAAAAA
Proteins encoded in this window:
- the LOC104241205 gene encoding geraniol 8-hydroxylase-like; translation: MDYFTLVFGSIFACIFLLFLSKRNKKLPPGPLQLPIIGNLFHLLGAKPHISLANLAKIYGPIMSLKLGQITTIVISSSTMAKQVLQNQDQAFSNRFIPNALQAHNYSKFSVTWLPVNPTWRTLRRILNSNILSLTKLDSNQHLRSQKVQQLVDYVAKCSQEGEAVIIGKAAFKTSLNFLSNILFSKDLVDPFFDSKVELKDVIWNILAEAGKPNLVDFFPILENIDPQRIRRNTDIHFNKLFVLFDDLINERLEEKRSRSIKNDVLEVFLKIREENSEEIDQNHINSLLLDIFIGGTNTTTSTVEWAMAEILRQPEIMKKVQAELAEVVGKGKPIKEDDVSRLPYLQCIVKETLRMHPPVPFLLPRKVEQDVELCDYIIPKGSQVLVNVWAISRDSALWEEPLVFKPERFWSSELDVRGKDFELIPFGAGRRICPGLPLAASRMVPVMVGSLLNSFNWKLEEGIKPEELDMEEKFGITLAKACPLRAIAYPI